A genome region from Sphingobium sp. CR2-8 includes the following:
- a CDS encoding right-handed parallel beta-helix repeat-containing protein, protein MRILSTTLLLSVAITATAFAQGSGAPFTVAETGRSYAALGDAIGAIGDGRGTVVVAPGSYRQCAVQQGGDVTIRAATPGTVIFDGVPCEGKGALVLRGRSSTVDGIIFQNIRVPDGNGAGIRLENGNLTVRNSLFRNSEEGILTGDFDGGQVVIDKSTFRKLGRCDRDLDCAHGVYIGRLASLSVTNSRFDQGDGGHYLKTRTARVTISGNSFDDSGGHLTNYMIDLSNGATGTITGNEMVQGKDKDNWSAFITVAPEGREHSSAGLVIEGNKAGFVPGVERGSTFVANFTDDAVRIGANELAPSMKVKDRR, encoded by the coding sequence ATGCGCATCCTCTCCACGACTCTCCTGCTCTCCGTAGCGATCACCGCCACCGCCTTTGCCCAGGGCAGCGGCGCGCCCTTCACCGTCGCCGAAACGGGGCGCAGCTATGCGGCGCTGGGCGACGCGATCGGGGCTATCGGCGACGGGCGCGGTACGGTGGTGGTCGCGCCGGGCAGCTATCGCCAGTGCGCGGTGCAGCAGGGCGGCGACGTCACCATCCGTGCGGCGACGCCCGGTACGGTCATCTTCGATGGCGTCCCGTGCGAGGGCAAGGGCGCGCTGGTGCTGCGGGGCCGGTCCAGCACCGTCGATGGCATCATCTTCCAGAATATCCGCGTGCCCGACGGCAATGGCGCGGGCATCCGGCTGGAGAATGGCAACCTCACCGTCCGCAACAGCCTGTTCCGCAACAGCGAGGAAGGCATCCTCACCGGCGACTTTGATGGCGGGCAGGTCGTCATCGACAAATCGACCTTCCGCAAGCTCGGCCGCTGCGACCGCGACCTCGATTGCGCGCATGGCGTCTATATCGGCCGCCTCGCCAGCCTGAGCGTCACCAACAGCCGCTTCGACCAGGGCGATGGCGGCCATTATCTGAAAACCCGCACCGCCCGCGTCACCATCAGCGGCAACAGCTTCGACGACAGCGGCGGCCATCTGACCAACTATATGATCGACCTGTCCAACGGCGCGACCGGCACGATCACCGGCAATGAAATGGTGCAGGGCAAGGACAAGGATAATTGGTCCGCCTTCATCACCGTCGCGCCGGAAGGTCGCGAGCATAGCAGCGCAGGATTGGTGATAGAAGGCAACAAGGCGGGCTTCGTCCCCGGCGTGGAGCGCGGCTCCACCTTTGTCGCCAACTTCACCGACGACGCGGTGCGGATCGGCGCGAACGAACTGGCCCCATCGATGAAGGTCAAGGACCGGCGCTGA
- a CDS encoding DUF488 domain-containing protein codes for MKIFTIGYEGTTQDALIATLVQAGVRLLADVRAVPLSRRPGFSKNILAAGLREAGIDYVGLKALGTPAEGREAARKHQHARLAEIYGRQLDLPEAIVQAERLKDMAAETPTALLCFERDPSGCHRSLLLDAILPDAERIDLFPA; via the coding sequence ATGAAGATCTTCACCATCGGCTATGAAGGCACGACCCAGGACGCGCTGATCGCCACGCTCGTCCAGGCAGGCGTGCGCCTGCTGGCGGATGTCCGCGCGGTGCCGCTGTCGCGCCGCCCCGGCTTTTCCAAGAATATCCTGGCGGCCGGCCTGCGCGAGGCGGGGATAGACTATGTCGGTCTGAAAGCGCTCGGCACCCCCGCGGAGGGGCGGGAAGCCGCGCGCAAGCATCAGCATGCCCGCTTGGCTGAAATCTACGGTCGCCAGCTGGACCTGCCCGAAGCCATCGTCCAGGCCGAACGATTGAAGGACATGGCGGCCGAGACCCCCACCGCGCTGCTCTGTTTCGAGCGCGATCCGTCGGGCTGTCACCGCTCGTTGCTGCTCGACGCGATCCTGCCTGACGCCGAACGCATCGACCTCTTCCCCGCGTAA
- a CDS encoding isocitrate lyase, with protein MTYQSAIAKADDLIAAQANWGGIAAESVARMRTQNRFHTGLDIARYTAKIMRADMAAYDADPARYTQSLGCWHGFIGQQKMIAIKKHFGTTKGRYLYLSGWMIAALRSDFGPLPDQSMHEKTSVPALIEEIYTFLKQADARELGMLFRDLDTARATGNEVEAQRLTHAIDNYETHVVPIIADIDAGFGNAEATYLLAKKMIEAGACALQIENQVSDEKQCGHQDGKVTVPHEDFLAKVRACRYAFLELGVDDGIIVTRTDSLGAGLTKQIAVSKEPGDIGDLYNSFLDCEEIDPATAKNGDVILNRDGKLLRPKRLPSNLFQFREGTGADRCVLDCITSLQNGADLLWIETEKPHIEQIASMVDRIRDVVPNAKLVYNNSPSFNWTLNFRQQVFDAWVDAGRDVSAYDRAKLMSADYDATDLGLEADEKIRTFQKDAAARAGIFHHLITLPTYHTAALSTDNLAKDYFGEAGMLGYVEGVQRKEIRQGIACVKHQNMSGSDIGDDHKDYFAGEAALKAGGAHNTMNQFAA; from the coding sequence ATGACTTATCAAAGCGCCATCGCGAAGGCCGACGACCTGATCGCTGCCCAAGCCAATTGGGGCGGCATCGCCGCGGAATCCGTGGCCCGGATGCGGACCCAGAACCGTTTCCACACCGGTCTCGACATCGCGCGCTACACCGCGAAGATCATGCGCGCCGACATGGCCGCTTATGATGCCGATCCGGCGCGCTACACCCAGTCGCTGGGCTGCTGGCACGGCTTCATCGGCCAGCAGAAGATGATCGCGATCAAGAAGCATTTCGGCACGACCAAGGGCAGATATCTCTATCTGTCCGGCTGGATGATCGCGGCGCTGCGTAGCGATTTCGGTCCGCTGCCCGACCAGTCGATGCACGAAAAGACCAGCGTCCCGGCGCTGATCGAGGAAATCTACACCTTCCTCAAGCAGGCAGATGCGCGTGAACTCGGGATGCTGTTCCGCGATCTCGACACGGCGAGGGCAACGGGCAACGAAGTCGAGGCACAGCGCCTGACCCACGCTATCGACAATTATGAAACCCATGTCGTGCCGATCATCGCGGATATCGACGCGGGCTTCGGCAATGCGGAGGCGACCTATCTGCTGGCCAAGAAGATGATCGAGGCGGGCGCCTGCGCGCTCCAGATCGAAAATCAGGTCAGCGACGAGAAGCAATGCGGGCATCAGGACGGCAAGGTCACCGTGCCGCACGAGGACTTTCTGGCGAAGGTCCGCGCCTGCCGCTACGCCTTCCTGGAACTGGGCGTCGATGACGGCATCATCGTCACGCGGACGGACTCGCTGGGCGCGGGCCTGACCAAGCAGATCGCGGTCAGCAAGGAGCCGGGCGACATCGGCGACCTATATAACAGCTTCCTCGATTGCGAGGAAATCGATCCGGCGACGGCGAAGAATGGCGATGTCATCTTGAACCGCGATGGCAAGCTGCTGCGGCCCAAGCGCCTGCCCAGCAACCTGTTCCAGTTCCGCGAAGGCACGGGCGCGGACCGCTGCGTCCTCGACTGCATCACCAGCCTTCAGAACGGCGCGGACCTGCTGTGGATCGAGACGGAAAAGCCGCATATCGAGCAGATCGCGTCGATGGTCGATCGTATCCGCGACGTCGTGCCCAACGCCAAGCTGGTCTATAATAATTCGCCCAGCTTCAACTGGACGCTGAACTTCCGCCAACAGGTGTTCGACGCCTGGGTCGATGCGGGCCGCGATGTCAGCGCCTATGACCGGGCAAAGCTGATGAGCGCGGACTATGACGCGACCGATCTGGGTCTGGAAGCGGACGAGAAGATCCGCACCTTCCAGAAGGATGCGGCGGCGCGGGCGGGGATTTTCCACCACCTCATCACCCTGCCGACCTATCATACCGCCGCGCTCAGCACCGACAATCTGGCGAAGGACTATTTCGGCGAGGCCGGGATGCTGGGCTATGTCGAAGGCGTCCAGCGCAAGGAAATCCGCCAGGGCATCGCTTGCGTGAAGCACCAGAATATGTCCGGCAGCGACATCGGCGACGATCACAAGGATTATTTCGCCGGGGAAGCCGCGCTCAAGGCCGGCGGCGCGCACAATACGATGAACCAGTTTGCGGCGTGA
- a CDS encoding homocysteine S-methyltransferase family protein, which produces MTAEAQLRALAADKILIFDGGYGTSIQKHGLTEADYRGQLDLFKDQKGNNDLLCLTRPDIVEGIHSAYLEAGADMIETNTFSSTKIAMADYGCEHLVWDINIAAAKLARSACEKATAKDGKPRFVCGSIGPTNKTLSISPDVNDPAYREVDYDTLKADYREQCEALIAGGVDFLLVETCFDTLNAKAAGMAAREAEEAAGRSVPLMLSFTITDMSGRNLSGHTINAFWYSLRHLKPLTIGVNCAFGADLLRPYLSELSKNADTLILAYPNAGLPNELGQYDELPETTARLIRDWVDEGLVNMVGGCCGTTPAHIGAVAKALEGHRPRIVPDLPVVTRLAGLEPMHIAA; this is translated from the coding sequence ATGACGGCCGAAGCCCAATTACGCGCCCTGGCGGCGGACAAGATCCTGATCTTTGACGGCGGCTATGGCACGTCGATCCAGAAACACGGCCTGACCGAAGCCGATTATCGGGGGCAGTTGGACCTGTTCAAGGACCAGAAGGGCAATAACGACCTGCTCTGCCTGACCCGCCCGGATATCGTGGAGGGCATTCACAGCGCCTATCTGGAAGCGGGCGCGGACATGATCGAGACGAACACGTTCAGCTCAACCAAGATCGCGATGGCCGATTATGGCTGCGAACATCTGGTGTGGGACATCAACATCGCGGCCGCCAAGCTGGCCCGCAGCGCGTGCGAAAAGGCGACCGCCAAAGACGGCAAGCCGCGTTTCGTATGCGGCTCCATCGGCCCCACGAACAAGACGCTCTCGATCTCGCCCGACGTCAACGACCCCGCCTATCGCGAGGTCGACTACGACACGCTCAAGGCCGATTATCGCGAACAGTGCGAGGCGTTGATCGCGGGCGGGGTGGACTTCCTGCTGGTCGAAACCTGCTTCGATACGCTCAATGCCAAGGCCGCAGGCATGGCCGCGCGCGAGGCGGAGGAAGCGGCGGGCCGCTCCGTGCCGCTGATGCTCAGCTTCACCATCACCGACATGTCGGGCCGCAACCTGTCGGGCCACACGATCAACGCCTTCTGGTATTCGCTGCGTCATTTGAAGCCGCTGACCATCGGCGTGAACTGCGCGTTCGGCGCGGACCTGTTGCGGCCTTACTTAAGCGAATTGTCGAAAAATGCCGACACGCTGATCCTGGCCTATCCCAATGCGGGCCTGCCCAACGAACTGGGGCAATATGACGAACTGCCCGAAACCACCGCGCGGCTGATCCGCGACTGGGTGGACGAGGGGCTGGTCAATATGGTCGGCGGCTGCTGCGGCACCACGCCCGCCCATATCGGTGCGGTGGCCAAGGCGCTGGAAGGGCATCGCCCACGCATCGTGCCGGACCTGCCGGTGGTTACGCGCCTTGCCGGGCTGGAGCCGATGCATATCGCGGCCTGA
- a CDS encoding DUF885 domain-containing protein, translating to MNRRQFLATSGASAVAAATPNAFAQSGSADVRFRAMLDDFFYGRLAESPESATRLGLDTGARAALRGKLSDTSAAGAARDLARTKAQVQQLKSVDRAKLSQASQLDYDVVAYQLDRAVGGERFGYGETAGRFAPYILSQLTGSYREIPDFLDSQHRVKDAADADAYLSRLEAFPAALDGELDRQKADAAKGVFAPDYILDTVMKMQASLRDQPAAQTVLVASFVKKLAAAGLPPERAGQAEKIVAEKIFPAVDRQIALVQELRAKASHDAGCWRLPDGDAFYAAAAEAATTTRLTGDEIHTLGLDQVADISSRIDTILKAEGMSQGSVGDRLVALNKRPDQLFPNTDPGREALLAQLNSQIIAMSKRLPEAFNTVPKAPVEVRRVPVTIQAGAPGGYYQNASLDGSRPAIYFINLRDTFDRPKFGLATLTHHEAVPGHHLQVSVALESDAIPMIRRRGFYSGYSEGWALYSEQLADEMGMYDGDPLGQVGYLQSLLFRATRLVVDSGMHAKRWSREKATDYLIATTGIARGRSQGEIDRYTVWPGQACSYKIGHTVWTQLRDEVKAKQGARFDLKAFHDVLTLGAMPLDILKQTVRQRMGIA from the coding sequence GTGAACCGACGCCAATTCCTCGCCACCAGTGGCGCATCCGCTGTCGCCGCCGCCACGCCCAACGCCTTTGCCCAGTCGGGTAGCGCCGACGTCCGCTTCCGCGCGATGCTGGACGATTTCTTCTACGGACGCCTCGCCGAATCGCCCGAAAGCGCGACGCGCCTGGGTCTCGACACCGGCGCGCGCGCGGCGTTGCGAGGCAAACTGTCCGACACCAGCGCGGCGGGGGCAGCGCGAGACCTGGCCCGGACCAAGGCCCAGGTGCAGCAGCTCAAAAGTGTCGATCGGGCGAAACTCAGCCAGGCGAGCCAGCTTGATTATGACGTGGTCGCCTATCAGCTCGACCGGGCGGTCGGCGGCGAACGCTTCGGCTATGGCGAAACGGCGGGGCGGTTCGCACCCTACATCCTCTCGCAACTGACCGGCAGCTATCGCGAAATCCCGGACTTCCTCGATTCGCAGCATCGGGTGAAGGACGCGGCCGACGCGGACGCCTATCTGTCGCGCCTGGAAGCCTTCCCTGCGGCGCTGGACGGCGAACTCGACCGACAGAAGGCCGACGCGGCCAAGGGCGTGTTCGCGCCCGACTATATCCTCGACACGGTGATGAAGATGCAGGCGTCGCTGCGCGACCAGCCCGCCGCGCAGACCGTGCTGGTTGCCTCCTTCGTGAAAAAACTGGCCGCCGCAGGCCTGCCGCCAGAGCGCGCAGGACAGGCGGAAAAGATCGTGGCGGAAAAAATCTTCCCGGCCGTCGATCGCCAGATCGCGCTGGTGCAGGAATTGCGCGCGAAGGCCAGCCATGACGCGGGCTGCTGGCGCCTGCCCGATGGCGACGCCTTCTACGCCGCCGCGGCCGAAGCGGCGACCACCACCCGGTTGACCGGCGATGAAATCCACACGCTGGGCCTCGACCAGGTCGCCGATATCTCCAGCCGGATCGATACCATCCTGAAGGCCGAAGGGATGAGCCAGGGGAGCGTCGGCGACCGGCTGGTCGCGCTGAACAAGCGGCCCGACCAGCTGTTCCCCAATACCGATCCCGGCCGCGAGGCGCTGCTGGCACAATTGAACAGCCAGATCATCGCGATGAGCAAGCGCCTGCCCGAAGCGTTCAACACCGTGCCTAAGGCTCCGGTCGAGGTACGCCGCGTACCGGTGACGATCCAGGCGGGCGCGCCGGGCGGCTATTATCAGAACGCCTCGCTCGACGGGTCGCGCCCGGCCATCTACTTCATCAACCTGCGCGATACGTTCGATCGGCCGAAGTTCGGCCTCGCCACGCTGACCCATCATGAAGCCGTGCCGGGCCATCATCTGCAGGTGTCGGTGGCGCTGGAATCCGACGCCATCCCCATGATCCGCCGTCGCGGATTCTACAGCGGCTATTCCGAAGGCTGGGCGCTCTATTCGGAGCAATTGGCCGACGAGATGGGCATGTATGACGGCGATCCGCTGGGCCAGGTGGGGTATCTCCAGTCGCTCCTCTTCCGCGCCACCCGCCTTGTGGTGGATAGCGGCATGCACGCCAAGCGCTGGAGCCGGGAGAAGGCGACCGATTATCTGATCGCCACCACCGGCATCGCGCGCGGCCGCAGCCAGGGCGAGATCGATCGCTACACCGTCTGGCCGGGCCAGGCGTGCAGCTACAAGATCGGCCATACGGTGTGGACGCAGCTGCGCGACGAGGTGAAGGCAAAGCAAGGCGCGCGGTTCGACCTCAAGGCCTTTCATGACGTGCTGACGCTGGGCGCGATGCCGCTGGATATATTGAAACAGACGGTGCGGCAGCGAATGGGGATTGCCTGA
- the metH gene encoding methionine synthase — protein MTKTSTATFVNIGERTNVTGSAKFKKLIMAGDYAAAIDIAREQVENGAQIVDVNMDEGLLDAVEAMTTFLKLMTSEPDISRVPVMIDSSKWDVIEAGLKCVSGKPIVNSISMKEGEEAFLGHARKCMAYGAAAVIMAFDETGQADTQARKVEICERAYKLLMTIGFPPEDIIFDPNIFAVATGIEEHNNYGVDFIEACREIKKRCPHVHISGGLSNFSFSFRGNEPVRRAMHSVFLYHAIPAGLDMAIVNAGQLDVYDAIDPALRQACEDVLLNRDPDAGERLVTLAESYRGKDAAVEKAAQEWRGWPVAKRLEHALVKGIDMYVVEDTEECRLSAEKPIQVIEGPLMDGMNVVGDLFGAGKMFLPQVVKSARVMKKAVAHLLPYIEAAKEPGAKGKGKIIMATVKGDVHDIGKNIVGVVLQCNGFDVIDMGVMVPWQDIIKAANENDADMIGLSGLITPSLDEMVTVAQEMQRANMTMPLLIGGATTSRVHTALRIDPAFTGPVVHVLDASRAVGVATALVSETQKDAFVSKTKDDYEHVRVARANKGQSALVPIEDARANGFEIDESLKAPRPRLPGVHRFPNWDLADLVPYIDWTPFFRAWELAGNYPAILTDEVVGESASSLFADAQAMLDKIVADKWLTARGVAGLWPCRREGDDIIVHVEDEKHYTLPMLRQQIQKREGRANMCLADFISHDGDWMGGFAVSIHGIEPHLARFKNAIDDYSDILLKALADRLAEAFAERLHHYVRTALWGYAEGEQLTNEALIKEQYRGIRPAPGYPACPEHSLKPILFEMLDAHHATGATLTESFAMLPTAAVSGFYFGHAQAEYFGVARVGRDQLEDYAQRRGIDLDTAERYLRPNLD, from the coding sequence ATGACCAAGACCTCCACCGCCACCTTCGTCAATATCGGCGAACGGACCAACGTCACGGGCTCCGCCAAGTTCAAGAAGCTCATCATGGCGGGCGACTATGCCGCCGCGATCGACATCGCACGCGAGCAGGTGGAGAATGGCGCGCAGATCGTCGACGTCAACATGGACGAAGGCCTGCTCGACGCGGTCGAGGCGATGACGACCTTCCTCAAGCTCATGACGTCGGAACCGGACATCAGCCGCGTGCCGGTGATGATCGACAGTTCCAAATGGGATGTGATCGAGGCGGGATTGAAATGCGTCAGCGGCAAGCCGATCGTTAATTCGATCAGCATGAAGGAGGGCGAGGAAGCCTTTCTGGGCCACGCCCGCAAATGCATGGCCTATGGTGCCGCCGCCGTCATCATGGCCTTCGACGAGACGGGTCAGGCCGACACGCAGGCGCGCAAGGTCGAGATTTGCGAGCGCGCCTACAAGCTGCTCATGACCATCGGCTTTCCGCCTGAGGACATCATCTTCGACCCCAATATCTTCGCGGTGGCGACCGGGATCGAGGAACATAATAATTACGGCGTCGACTTCATCGAAGCCTGCCGCGAGATCAAGAAGCGCTGCCCGCATGTCCATATTTCGGGCGGCCTGTCCAACTTCTCCTTCTCCTTCCGCGGCAATGAGCCGGTGCGGCGGGCGATGCACTCCGTCTTTCTCTACCATGCGATACCCGCCGGGCTGGACATGGCGATCGTCAACGCCGGGCAACTCGACGTCTATGACGCCATCGACCCCGCGCTGCGTCAGGCGTGCGAAGACGTGCTGCTGAACCGCGATCCCGACGCCGGGGAGCGCCTCGTCACCCTGGCCGAAAGCTATCGCGGCAAGGATGCGGCGGTCGAGAAGGCGGCGCAGGAATGGCGCGGCTGGCCGGTCGCCAAGCGGCTGGAACATGCGCTGGTCAAGGGCATCGACATGTATGTGGTGGAGGATACGGAGGAATGCCGCCTGTCCGCCGAAAAGCCGATCCAGGTGATCGAAGGGCCGTTGATGGACGGCATGAACGTGGTGGGCGACCTGTTCGGCGCGGGCAAGATGTTCCTGCCCCAGGTCGTGAAGTCCGCCCGCGTCATGAAGAAGGCGGTCGCGCACCTTCTGCCCTATATCGAGGCCGCCAAGGAACCGGGCGCCAAGGGCAAGGGCAAGATCATCATGGCGACGGTCAAGGGCGACGTCCATGACATCGGCAAGAATATCGTCGGCGTGGTTCTCCAGTGCAACGGCTTCGATGTCATCGACATGGGCGTGATGGTCCCCTGGCAGGACATCATCAAGGCCGCGAACGAGAATGACGCCGACATGATCGGCCTGTCCGGCCTTATCACGCCGTCACTGGACGAGATGGTGACGGTCGCGCAGGAAATGCAGCGCGCCAACATGACGATGCCGTTGCTGATCGGTGGGGCGACCACCTCACGCGTCCACACCGCACTGCGCATCGATCCGGCCTTTACCGGGCCGGTCGTGCATGTGCTGGACGCCAGCCGCGCCGTGGGCGTCGCCACCGCGCTGGTCTCCGAAACGCAGAAGGACGCCTTCGTCAGCAAGACCAAGGACGATTATGAACATGTCCGCGTCGCCCGCGCCAACAAGGGGCAGAGCGCGCTGGTGCCGATCGAGGATGCCCGCGCCAACGGGTTCGAGATCGACGAGAGCCTCAAGGCCCCGCGTCCGCGCCTGCCCGGCGTGCATCGCTTTCCAAACTGGGATCTGGCGGATCTGGTGCCCTATATCGACTGGACGCCCTTCTTCCGCGCCTGGGAACTGGCGGGCAATTATCCCGCGATCCTGACCGATGAAGTGGTCGGCGAAAGCGCGTCGAGCCTGTTCGCCGATGCGCAGGCGATGCTGGACAAGATCGTCGCCGACAAATGGTTGACCGCGCGCGGCGTGGCGGGCCTATGGCCCTGCCGCCGCGAAGGCGACGACATCATCGTCCATGTCGAGGACGAGAAACATTATACCCTCCCCATGCTGCGCCAGCAGATCCAGAAGCGGGAAGGGCGCGCCAATATGTGCCTGGCCGATTTCATCAGCCATGACGGCGATTGGATGGGCGGCTTTGCCGTGTCGATCCACGGCATCGAACCGCATCTGGCCCGCTTCAAGAACGCCATCGACGACTATTCGGACATCCTGCTCAAAGCGCTGGCCGATCGCCTCGCCGAAGCCTTCGCCGAACGGCTGCACCATTATGTCCGCACCGCGCTCTGGGGCTATGCGGAGGGCGAGCAGCTGACCAACGAAGCGCTCATCAAAGAACAATATCGCGGCATCCGTCCCGCGCCCGGCTATCCCGCCTGCCCGGAACATAGTTTGAAACCGATCCTGTTCGAGATGCTGGACGCGCATCATGCCACGGGCGCGACCCTGACCGAAAGCTTCGCGATGCTGCCGACGGCGGCGGTCAGCGGTTTCTATTTCGGCCATGCCCAGGCCGAATATTTCGGTGTCGCGCGCGTCGGCCGCGACCAGCTGGAAGATTATGCCCAACGGCGCGGCATCGACCTGGACACGGCGGAGCGTTACCTGCGGCCCAACCTGGACTAA
- the metF gene encoding methylenetetrahydrofolate reductase, which yields MTFHDPAAPLYADLAGDARVSFEFFPPKTEKMEAQLWSAIETLAPLAPQFVSVTYGAGGSTRERTHNTVARIAQETPLAAAAHLTCVAASKDEIAEIADAYWDAGIRHIVALRGDPPEVGGKFEPHPQGYTGAADLVEGLMKRHPFEISVSAYPEVHPEAASAQSDLDNLKRKLDAGATRAITQFFFSPDAYFRFLDKTAAAGITADIVPGIMPIGNFAATRRMAAMCNTQVPDWMARLFDGLDDHPASRQLVSATIAADLCRSLYVGGVRDFHFYTLNRAELSFAICHLLGLRAKATVDA from the coding sequence ATGACATTCCATGATCCAGCAGCGCCGCTCTACGCGGATCTGGCGGGTGACGCCCGCGTCAGCTTCGAATTTTTCCCGCCCAAGACGGAAAAGATGGAAGCGCAGCTCTGGTCGGCGATCGAGACGCTGGCGCCCCTGGCGCCCCAATTCGTGTCCGTCACCTATGGCGCGGGCGGCTCCACGCGGGAGCGCACCCATAATACGGTGGCGCGGATCGCACAGGAAACGCCGCTGGCCGCCGCCGCGCATCTGACCTGCGTCGCCGCGAGCAAGGACGAGATTGCAGAGATCGCCGACGCCTATTGGGACGCGGGCATACGCCACATCGTCGCGCTGCGCGGCGACCCGCCCGAAGTGGGCGGCAAGTTCGAGCCGCATCCGCAAGGCTATACGGGCGCGGCCGACCTGGTCGAGGGCCTCATGAAGCGTCACCCCTTCGAGATTTCGGTGTCCGCCTATCCGGAGGTTCACCCCGAAGCGGCCAGCGCGCAAAGCGACCTCGACAATCTCAAGCGCAAGCTGGACGCCGGGGCGACCCGCGCGATCACGCAATTCTTCTTCTCGCCCGACGCCTATTTCCGCTTTCTCGACAAGACGGCGGCGGCGGGCATCACCGCGGACATCGTGCCGGGGATCATGCCCATCGGTAATTTCGCCGCGACCCGGCGCATGGCCGCCATGTGCAACACGCAGGTCCCTGACTGGATGGCGCGCCTGTTCGACGGGCTGGACGATCACCCCGCCTCACGGCAACTGGTGTCGGCGACGATCGCGGCGGACCTGTGCCGCAGCCTCTATGTCGGTGGCGTGCGCGACTTTCATTTTTACACGCTCAACCGGGCGGAACTCAGCTTTGCGATCTGCCATCTGCTGGGTTTGAGAGCCAAGGCGACAGTTGACGCTTGA
- a CDS encoding helix-turn-helix domain-containing protein: MAKDRPVYMGPRLRRLRRDLGLTQADMAADLDISASYVALLERNQRPLTADMLLRLARTYKLDMAEVAGDGGAEQTARLQAVLKDPMFADIDLPTLATGDMAVNYPGITEALLRLYTSYREEHLALADRGAYPGADLDQQKDAAADPVAESRRFLAARRNSFPLLDDAAEKLAAEAQVEGGLTGWLKSRHNLRVRRLPSDIMAGSMRRLDRHRDAVLLDDTLDGASSAFQLALQIAYLEMRKLFDAILNEGQFTGASGRSLARRALASYGAAAILMPYTAFAKAVEARRYDVEAIARQFGTSFEQTAHRLTTLQKPGQERVPFFFLRVDPAGNVSKRLDGASFPFARHGGSCPLWSVHRVFETPREVVTQWLELPDGERFFSIARTVTAGGGGWGALRVERAIALCCAADHAHRLIYTQDAATPAPTPIGVTCRLCHRAQCMARSAPPIGRDMLPDDYRGTRAPFGFADG; this comes from the coding sequence ATGGCCAAGGATCGCCCGGTTTACATGGGGCCGCGCCTGCGGCGGTTGCGGCGCGACCTGGGCCTGACGCAGGCGGACATGGCCGCCGACCTGGATATCTCCGCCTCCTATGTCGCGCTGCTGGAACGCAACCAGCGACCGCTCACCGCCGACATGCTGTTGCGTTTGGCGCGCACCTACAAGCTGGACATGGCGGAAGTCGCGGGCGACGGCGGCGCGGAACAGACGGCGCGGTTGCAGGCGGTGCTCAAAGACCCGATGTTCGCGGACATCGACCTGCCGACCCTTGCCACCGGGGACATGGCGGTCAATTATCCCGGCATCACCGAAGCGCTGCTGCGGCTCTATACCAGCTATCGTGAGGAGCATCTGGCGCTGGCCGACAGGGGGGCCTATCCTGGCGCCGACCTGGACCAGCAGAAGGACGCCGCCGCCGATCCCGTGGCCGAATCCCGCCGTTTCCTCGCCGCTCGGCGCAACAGCTTCCCGCTGCTGGACGATGCGGCGGAAAAGCTGGCGGCGGAGGCGCAGGTGGAGGGCGGCCTGACCGGCTGGCTGAAATCGCGGCACAATTTGCGCGTCCGCCGCCTGCCCTCCGATATCATGGCCGGTTCCATGCGGCGGCTCGACCGCCATCGTGATGCGGTGCTGCTGGACGATACGCTCGACGGGGCGAGCTCCGCCTTCCAACTGGCGCTCCAGATCGCTTATCTGGAGATGCGCAAGCTGTTCGACGCGATCCTGAACGAGGGCCAGTTCACCGGCGCGAGCGGCCGCAGCCTCGCCCGCCGCGCGCTGGCGAGCTATGGCGCGGCGGCGATCCTGATGCCCTACACCGCCTTTGCCAAGGCGGTCGAAGCGCGCCGCTATGATGTGGAGGCGATCGCCCGCCAGTTCGGGACCAGTTTCGAACAGACCGCGCATCGCCTGACCACCTTGCAAAAACCGGGGCAGGAACGCGTCCCCTTCTTCTTCCTGCGCGTCGATCCGGCGGGCAATGTGTCCAAGCGGCTGGACGGGGCAAGCTTCCCCTTCGCCCGCCATGGCGGCTCCTGTCCGCTCTGGTCGGTGCATCGCGTGTTCGAAACCCCGCGCGAGGTGGTGACGCAATGGCTGGAACTGCCCGACGGGGAGCGTTTCTTCTCGATCGCGCGCACGGTGACGGCCGGCGGCGGCGGCTGGGGCGCGCTGCGGGTGGAGCGCGCCATCGCGCTATGCTGCGCGGCAGACCATGCCCATCGGCTGATCTATACGCAGGATGCGGCGACGCCCGCGCCCACGCCGATCGGCGTCACATGCCGCCTGTGCCACCGCGCCCAGTGCATGGCCCGATCCGCCCCGCCGATCGGCCGCGACATGCTGCCCGACGATTATCGGGGAACGCGCGCGCCTTTCGGTTTTGCGGATGGGTGA